The following are encoded together in the Ranitomeya imitator isolate aRanImi1 chromosome 4, aRanImi1.pri, whole genome shotgun sequence genome:
- the LOC138673840 gene encoding uncharacterized protein: MEKDGDLDTFLRAFEKACRQYRLPTDEWARYLTPGLRGKALEAFAALPQEQDGDYEAIKQALIAKYQLTPEVYRRKFRTLQRGPHDSYSDVVHGLGTHFDQWTQGLSVTTFAQLRDLMIKDQFFHLCPAEVRQFVMDREPKDVTKAAQIADAYEANRRSEVRKPVTTSWRGGKPATNASTPASQHTRGPGPVANNTRPTTEPRKCFTCNQTGHISTYCPAKQKNTPAKAPGPNAAVLLVGGVVGRVCDNVQHVTVGGNVATGLKDTGAERTLIRPELAAPEEIIPGKTLTVTGIGGIRCPLPMARVFIDWGAGSGVKEVGLSDNLSTDVLLGTDLGRMVAYYV; encoded by the coding sequence atggagaaggacggagacttggacacttttctgcgggcctttgagaaagcctgcagacagtaccggctgcctacagatgaatgggcacgatacctgacaccagggctgagaggtaaagctctggaggcgtttgctgccctccctcaagaacaagatggtgactatgaggccatcaagcaggctctgatagccaagtaccagcttacacccgaggtgtaccgtagaaagttccggaccctccaacgtggcccacacgacagttacagtgatgtggtgcatggactggggacccactttgaccagtggacccaaggactgtcagtgaccacctttgcacagctgcgagacctgatgatcaaagaccagttctttcatctttgcccagctgaggtgcgacagttcgtgatggacagagaacccaaagacgtgacgaaagcagcgcagattgccgatgcctatgaggccaaccgtagatcggaagtgcggaagccagtcaccaccagctggagagggggtaagcctgcaaccaacgccagtacccctgccagccaacacaccagaggtcctggccctgtggccaacaacaccagacctaccaccgaacctcgcaagtgtttcacctgcaatcagactggtcatatcagtacctactgcccagccaagcagaagaacaccccagccaaggccccagggcctaatgcagcagttcttttggtgggtggtgtggttgggagggtgtgtgacaacgtacagcacgtcactgtgggaggcaatgttgctacaggcctcaaggacaccggggctgaacgaaccctcatccgacccgaactggcggcccctgaagaaatcattccggggaaaaccctaactgtcactgggattgggggcatccgctgtcccttaccgatggcccgggtttttattgattggggtgccgggagcggggtgaaggaagtggggctgtctgataatttgtccactgatgttttgttggggactgat